The following proteins are encoded in a genomic region of Cuculus canorus isolate bCucCan1 chromosome 21, bCucCan1.pri, whole genome shotgun sequence:
- the LOC104060598 gene encoding F-box only protein 6 isoform X1 produces MTTIGDLPEDVLVELLSLLPARDLSCACRLVCRQWRAVVELTTLWKRKCQREGFYRQGLDRSISDWKIFYILCSLKKNLIKNPCAEENFHHWKLDHNEGDKWRIEAMPGAHGTEMQDPSVRKYFVTSYGPCFKSQLITLQNEGYWNQLMDEKRPEIVVKDWYAARFDCGCRYELMVRLLSEDYLVLDEFHPEPVVIEQWSDAVWREISHTFQNYPPGVRYIWFQHGGQDTQYWAGWYGIRVTNSSITIGPMTLS; encoded by the exons ATGACCACCATCGGCGACCTCCCTGAAGACGTGCTGGTGgagctgctgtcactgctgcccGCCCGCGACCTGAGCTGCGCCTGCAGGCTGGTGTGCAGGCAGTGGCGGGCGGTGGTGGAGCTGACCACCCTCTGGAAGCGCAAGTGCCAGCGGGAGGGCTTCTACAGGCAGGGCTTGGACAGGAGCATCTCCGACTGGAAAATCTTCTACATCCTCTGCAGCTTGAAGAAAAACTTAATCAAAAACCCCTGCGCTGAAG AGAACTTTCATCACTGGAAGCTTGATCATAATGAAGGAGATAAATGGAGGATTGAGGCTATGCCTGGAGCTCACGGAACAGAGATGCAAGACCCCAGCGTACGCAAATACTTTGTCACTTCATACGG GCCATGCTTCAAGTCTCAACTCATTACCCTGCAGAATGAAGGATACTGGAATCAGTTGATGGATGAGAAACGTCCTGAAATTGTAGTCAAGGACTG GTATGCTGCCAGATTTGACTGTGGGTGTCGCTATGAGCTTATGGTTAGGCTGCTTTCCGAAGACTACCTTGTCCTGGATGAGTTCCACCCGGAGCCAGTGGTTATAGAGCAGTGGAGTGACGCAGTGTGGAGAGAG atttctCACACCTTCCAGAATTACCCACCTGGAGTTCGTTACATCTGGTTTCAGCATGGAGGCCAAGACACCCAGTACTGGGCAGGATGGTATGGAATCCGAGTGACAAACAGCAGCATCACCATCGGGCCCATGACATTGTCATGA
- the LOC104060553 gene encoding F-box only protein 2, which translates to MESLPEAVLIRILASIPAVDLVLVCRLVCCQWKNLIDGAALWILKCQQEGLTGAESEDTAENWQTFYFLSKKRKNLIKNPCGEEDLQHWGEVENGGDGWKTEELPGDFGKEFPSEEVHKYFVTSYEWCRKAQVIDLRAEGYWEELMDTTQPKIVVKDWYAGRSDAGCLYELCVKLLSENEDVLAEYRSETIAIPQDNDANWTEISHTFSNYGPGVRFVRFEHGGQDTLFWKGWYGVRVTNSSVTVEP; encoded by the exons ATGGAGTCCCTGCCCGAAGCAGTCCTGATCAGAATCCTGGCTTCCATACCTGCAGTGGATTTGGTGCTGGTGTGCCGCCTGGTCTGCTGCCAGTGGAAGAACCTGATTGATGGAGCAGCACTTTGGATCCTGAAGTGTCAGCAGGAAGGCCTCACTGGAGCAGAATCAGAGGACACTGCAGAGAACTGGCAAACCTTCTACTTTCTGagtaagaaaaggaagaatctCATCAAGAACCCATGTGGTGAAG AAGACTTGCAGCACTGGGGAGAGGTAGAGAACGGAGGTGAtggctggaaaactgaagaGCTCCCTGGGGACTTTGGAAAAGAATTCCCTAGTGAAGAAGTCCATAAATACTTTGTTACTTCTTATGA GTGGTGTCGAAAGGCTCAGGTCATTGACCTTCGGGCTGAGGGCTACTGGGAAGAGCTGATGGATACAACCCAGCCTAAAATTGTGGTAAAAGACTG GTATGCAGGACGCAGTGATGCCGGCTGCCTCTATGAGCTCTGCGTAAAGCTGCTCTCAGAGAATGAGGATGTTCTCGCTGAGTACAGAAGTGAGACTATTGCCATCCCACAGGACAACGATGCCAACTGGACTGAG ATTTCACACACCTTTTCCAACTATGGGCCTGGGGTCCGCTTTGTCCGCTTCGAACACGGTGGCCAGGACACACTATTCTGGAAGGGATGGTATGGTGTACGTGTTACCAACAGCAGCGTGACGGTGGAGCCATAG
- the LOC104060598 gene encoding F-box only protein 6 isoform X2, producing MCWGRVKLRIRKSFFPKRVVEHWNSSSGSGHSAQPDNIPEAFGQHPQTQENFHHWKLDHNEGDKWRIEAMPGAHGTEMQDPSVRKYFVTSYGPCFKSQLITLQNEGYWNQLMDEKRPEIVVKDWYAARFDCGCRYELMVRLLSEDYLVLDEFHPEPVVIEQWSDAVWREISHTFQNYPPGVRYIWFQHGGQDTQYWAGWYGIRVTNSSITIGPMTLS from the exons atgtgctgggGGAGGGTTAAACTGAGgattaggaaaagtttcttccccaagagggtggtggagcactggaacagctcctcGGGAAGTGGTCACAGCGCccagcctgacaatattccagaagcatttggccaacaccctcagacacaag AGAACTTTCATCACTGGAAGCTTGATCATAATGAAGGAGATAAATGGAGGATTGAGGCTATGCCTGGAGCTCACGGAACAGAGATGCAAGACCCCAGCGTACGCAAATACTTTGTCACTTCATACGG GCCATGCTTCAAGTCTCAACTCATTACCCTGCAGAATGAAGGATACTGGAATCAGTTGATGGATGAGAAACGTCCTGAAATTGTAGTCAAGGACTG GTATGCTGCCAGATTTGACTGTGGGTGTCGCTATGAGCTTATGGTTAGGCTGCTTTCCGAAGACTACCTTGTCCTGGATGAGTTCCACCCGGAGCCAGTGGTTATAGAGCAGTGGAGTGACGCAGTGTGGAGAGAG atttctCACACCTTCCAGAATTACCCACCTGGAGTTCGTTACATCTGGTTTCAGCATGGAGGCCAAGACACCCAGTACTGGGCAGGATGGTATGGAATCCGAGTGACAAACAGCAGCATCACCATCGGGCCCATGACATTGTCATGA